Within Pelotomaculum schinkii, the genomic segment CAACTTGCCCGGACTCAATGTCCCGCAACCCCGCCACAAGTCCCTTCATAAAGCGCAACTCCTCCAATTTTCGCTGGTACTCTTCCACAGACTCAAGCACGGCGGCGGGCCGGCCATGCTGCGTCAAAATAATCGTACGGCGGTTTTTCTTTAAGCTTTCAAGAATTTCAGAAGTATTGGCGCGGAATTCGGTAACTGGCTGAATATCAGTAGTCAAATCCAGGGTTTCCATAAGATTGCCTCCAAAGTCTTTTTAAAATAATTATAAAGGACATTTAAAAGACCTGCAACAATCCCTTTTTTGTTGTTACGGGTTTATATTATTTGCCGGCAAGACCATATCAGTGGGATACCATAGCAATTTAAAGAACTCATTGACCCGATAGTATGAAATGGAGATAATAATTTTCCTGCAAACTACACTCGGCCAGAGTTAGGCAATTGGCAAATATCCATAAAAAATTATTGAAAAAGGTTGAGAGTCAAAGCACCCAACCTTTTTTAATCGCCTTATTCAAATCAAACAACGTCAAGCAAGCTGCCTCGCTATAGTTTTGGAGCAGAAATGGTTACTATGCCGGAAACAGTACACCATTATCATACAAAAATGCATAAATAAAATACCGTTGACTTATTGCCGGATCAGCGGTACAATAAAATTTGCGAGTATAATAGATTTAATTATAAAATCCCATATAATCATATCACAATTTGTTGCCGCTGTCAATACTGTATAGAATTTTTTGTTGAGGAGGATTTTCAATGGTTCTACACTCGCTTTTGCCATTTGATATACTTTCCACCCGAACAGAAATTGAGCAAATTATAAAGTGCAATGAACATTCAACCCAATATGGACTTGTCTTGACATATAATGACGCTGTCCAATTAGTAGAAACCCGAAGCGAAGCCCTTCGGGAAAACGGGAGAATAGAAATTGGCAGTGAGACCATAAGAAAAATGATTACCACCTTTTACCACTCATCCTATATTAATCAGCAAGATTATGCAGATACTCTAAATGAACTTTTGGAAATCTTTTACTACATGAAAAACGAGACGCTGGATTTAATCTCCGATGATGAGTTAATTGAGTTGATGAGAAATTATTATGAAAACCGCTGCAGAGGCTCATTAGAACTTTTAAAACACAGAGAGTTAGAAAAGTTGGCCAGGAATTTACGTTTTGGTGTGCCTGATTATGCCAATATGGATGAATCTGATGATGAAGTTCTAGATGAGGAGGAGTTTTAAATGGAAAACCGTAGCCTTATACAAATCAAAAATAATCAGATTAAAACGGAAAATATTGATTACCATCAACTAACATTATCTCTCTTAAACGAAGGTTTGCGCACAAAAATGCTGACAGGGGCTCAAGTTGAACAAATACAGGCACAAATTATCGCCATGTTAGGTGAAGCCATTTCCCAATATACCAAATACGAAAGTAGTTCTGTAAGAACTGAAACAGCCCAAGGTATTTTGCAATCCTTACTCTACAGTATTGATTATTATCTCATGAAGCTTTCATCCCTTGAACAGTCTATTGAGGCTATACAACAAATAAATATAGTTGAGATATATAAACAGGGTTTAGAACTTGTGAAATGTGATTTAGAACTAGCACAGAATCTTTTGCAGGAAGTGCAAAATACAAGACTTCCAGTATCCATCATTGCTTATAATGATACCATCAATCAAGGCCTTGGGGAGTTTTTCCAGAGTTATGACGTTAAGTTTGATGCCCAGAATACGGCAGCTTCTATCGATTATCCTTTGCTGTTTGATGATTTTGGCTGGACAGGTATAAATTATATTAAACGGTATTTGGAGCATTTGAAACTTGAAAATGAACTGTGCAGCCATTTTAATCCGGAAGATATTAACTTGCTTTTAGAAGGCTATGGCCGGCAATACGGCTTGGATTGCACCCAGCCGCTTATCAATATTTCTGAGTTAATCTTGAAAAACGCGCTGTGTTTAGTTTTAAGCGGCAGGAGAGCAGATATTCTGACTATTAACCAAGATGACTGTGACTTACTCGAAAGCCGCATGCAAATGTTAACTGAGGAACAATTTCCCGAAATGCTGCAGGGAGCTATGAATACAGTTTTTACCCAGCTTGATATTACAAATCCTGCTGTGCAGCAGTATTTTCAGCCATTTACCGATGTGTTCTGCCCGCAATTAATAAAGGCTGTTAAAGAAAACTCCCTTTCAGTTCTAATAGTACTTACAATAGAAACCTTTACTTCCAGCACGCTATATTATGAACCAGGGGAAAAACTCAGTGACGAACAGCTCCGGGCAGTGATTGACAAACTGATGGAATGTCAAGATGGTGAAGGCAAGGCTGATATAATTGAAAGGGAGATTCATAATATTGAAGATTTGACAG encodes:
- a CDS encoding type II toxin-antitoxin system Phd/YefM family antitoxin, with the protein product METLDLTTDIQPVTEFRANTSEILESLKKNRRTIILTQHGRPAAVLESVEEYQRKLEELRFMKGLVAGLRDIESGQVVEGEDFFQGLKSRMADGK
- a CDS encoding DUF6179 domain-containing protein; its protein translation is MENRSLIQIKNNQIKTENIDYHQLTLSLLNEGLRTKMLTGAQVEQIQAQIIAMLGEAISQYTKYESSSVRTETAQGILQSLLYSIDYYLMKLSSLEQSIEAIQQINIVEIYKQGLELVKCDLELAQNLLQEVQNTRLPVSIIAYNDTINQGLGEFFQSYDVKFDAQNTAASIDYPLLFDDFGWTGINYIKRYLEHLKLENELCSHFNPEDINLLLEGYGRQYGLDCTQPLINISELILKNALCLVLSGRRADILTINQDDCDLLESRMQMLTEEQFPEMLQGAMNTVFTQLDITNPAVQQYFQPFTDVFCPQLIKAVKENSLSVLIVLTIETFTSSTLYYEPGEKLSDEQLRAVIDKLMECQDGEGKADIIEREIHNIEDLTDVFGADCIFGHEYTAIFKRMGDYELAILSSFLLNDSPLSNDKVLSTDHLHRTENELYWQEKLIRYLEAGDINRYKNIVQLAVELRQQY
- a CDS encoding DUF6323 family protein, with protein sequence MVLHSLLPFDILSTRTEIEQIIKCNEHSTQYGLVLTYNDAVQLVETRSEALRENGRIEIGSETIRKMITTFYHSSYINQQDYADTLNELLEIFYYMKNETLDLISDDELIELMRNYYENRCRGSLELLKHRELEKLARNLRFGVPDYANMDESDDEVLDEEEF